Proteins found in one Balneolaceae bacterium genomic segment:
- a CDS encoding ATP-binding cassette domain-containing protein, with amino-acid sequence MYIASMIQARHITKTYDQKVLDDVSLSIDKGKTVSLIGPSGCGKSTFLRIIMGLIEADSGEILIEDEPMTGKNALSLRRKMGYVIQSGGLFPHLTARENLTLVTNYLGWNTEKEEERIDELSALTNIDSSMLDRKPENLSGGQAQRISLMRALMLDPPILLMDEPLGSIDPLVRYELQNDLRSIFRELKKSVLLVTHDLGEAAFLGDEIALMHSGKIIQKGTIKEIIDQPANNFVKEFVQAQRSPLEEL; translated from the coding sequence TTGTACATTGCCTCCATGATACAGGCACGCCACATAACCAAAACATACGATCAAAAAGTATTGGACGATGTTTCGCTTTCGATTGATAAGGGAAAAACGGTATCGCTGATTGGGCCAAGCGGATGTGGAAAATCTACCTTTCTTCGGATTATTATGGGACTGATTGAGGCCGATTCCGGTGAAATTCTGATTGAGGATGAACCGATGACCGGGAAAAACGCTCTCTCCCTTCGAAGAAAAATGGGCTATGTGATTCAAAGCGGCGGACTGTTTCCTCATCTCACGGCCAGAGAAAATCTAACGCTGGTCACAAATTATCTCGGTTGGAATACTGAAAAAGAAGAGGAGCGAATTGATGAACTTTCAGCACTTACAAATATCGATTCATCGATGCTGGATCGTAAACCTGAAAATCTTTCCGGCGGACAGGCACAACGAATCAGCCTGATGCGCGCGCTCATGCTTGATCCTCCGATTTTACTAATGGACGAGCCGTTGGGTTCCATCGACCCGCTTGTGAGGTATGAATTGCAAAATGATCTTCGTTCAATCTTTCGTGAGCTTAAAAAATCCGTCTTGCTGGTTACGCACGATTTGGGCGAAGCCGCGTTTTTGGGTGATGAAATTGCCTTGATGCACTCCGGGAAAATCATTCAAAAAGGAACTATCAAAGAGATTATCGATCAGCCCGCGAATAACTTCGTAAAGGAGTTTGTGCAGGCACAACGCAGTCCGCTGGAGGAGTTGTAA
- a CDS encoding site-2 protease family protein → MSSSLKIGRFAGIKVQIHWTFWLLFLFIGFLVFTKDGTFADLIWHSLFIMGLFICVVLHEFGHALTAKNYGIPTRSITLLPIGGLASLKKIPDNPKEEFLVAIAGPAVNVVIAIILVIFVPTETYTSMDPETLQEELSMITPDNFLFYLLTANIALVLFNLIPAFPMDGGRIFRAILTMKMGRIKATQIAASVGKFLALLFFLYGLFYGILLSVIAVFIWFGAHSENIMIQQIELMRGYKIRDAMITEYSTLNPDDILKTAVDKILASTQQDFVVVENGEIAGILYMNDLSKALQSSGEETPVREVMDTSVVTLEANNELSSAYQKLNRKNRNFFPVLENGEIIGVMDMNNINEFLTFRSAFDY, encoded by the coding sequence ATGAGCTCTTCACTAAAAATTGGCCGGTTTGCGGGGATTAAAGTTCAAATTCACTGGACGTTCTGGCTTCTTTTCCTGTTTATCGGATTCCTGGTCTTTACAAAAGATGGTACATTTGCAGATCTAATCTGGCATTCTCTATTTATCATGGGATTGTTCATTTGTGTTGTTCTCCATGAATTTGGTCATGCACTGACTGCTAAAAATTATGGTATTCCAACTCGAAGCATAACCCTTCTTCCTATCGGCGGGCTGGCAAGCCTCAAAAAAATTCCGGACAATCCAAAAGAGGAGTTTCTTGTTGCAATAGCCGGGCCTGCTGTAAATGTTGTTATAGCAATTATTCTGGTAATTTTTGTACCCACTGAGACCTATACTTCGATGGATCCGGAAACGTTGCAGGAAGAACTCTCGATGATTACTCCCGACAATTTTCTTTTCTATCTTCTCACTGCCAACATCGCACTGGTTCTCTTTAATCTCATTCCCGCTTTCCCCATGGATGGCGGACGAATATTTCGTGCCATCCTCACCATGAAAATGGGACGAATTAAAGCTACTCAAATAGCCGCTTCGGTTGGAAAATTCCTGGCTCTTTTGTTTTTCCTTTACGGACTTTTTTATGGGATTTTGCTATCGGTGATTGCCGTATTTATCTGGTTTGGTGCCCATTCAGAAAACATCATGATTCAGCAAATTGAATTGATGAGAGGCTATAAAATTCGTGATGCCATGATTACCGAATACTCAACTCTGAATCCTGATGATATACTTAAAACCGCAGTTGATAAAATCCTGGCAAGTACACAACAGGATTTCGTTGTTGTTGAAAACGGTGAGATTGCCGGTATTCTGTATATGAATGATCTCTCCAAAGCCCTTCAAAGTTCAGGTGAAGAAACTCCCGTGCGTGAAGTAATGGACACCTCCGTAGTTACACTCGAAGCCAATAATGAACTGTCAAGCGCCTATCAAAAACTGAACCGGAAAAACCGCAATTTCTTTCCTGTGCTGGAAAATGGAGAGATTATCGGTGTGATGGATATGAATAACATCAACGAATTTCTGACTTTTCGGTCTGCTTTTGACTATTAG
- a CDS encoding FeoA family protein yields the protein MKKLSDLKESGVRTIKNVKGPEMLRLLEMGLTPGSKVEVVRAAPLGYPIEVKIRGYLLSLRESEAKCIEIE from the coding sequence ATGAAAAAACTTTCCGATCTAAAAGAATCAGGCGTCAGAACCATAAAAAATGTCAAAGGGCCTGAAATGTTGAGACTGCTTGAAATGGGATTGACTCCCGGCTCAAAAGTAGAAGTGGTTCGTGCGGCACCTCTTGGTTATCCCATCGAAGTAAAAATACGGGGATATTTATTGTCGCTTCGGGAATCAGAGGCGAAATGTATTGAAATTGAATAG
- the mscL gene encoding large-conductance mechanosensitive channel protein MscL, with amino-acid sequence MSLIQDFKKFAIRGNVLDLAVAVVIGAAFGRIVTSFVNDVLMPPIGILLGGVDFSDFVLTLKEASGEVAAVTINYGVFLQHLVDFTIIAFAIFMVIRSFEKMKKKEETIPSPPPEPNAEEKLLTEIRDLLKEQGA; translated from the coding sequence ATGAGTTTAATTCAGGATTTTAAAAAGTTTGCCATTCGCGGGAATGTGCTGGACCTGGCTGTTGCCGTAGTCATTGGAGCTGCATTTGGACGGATTGTTACCTCTTTTGTGAATGATGTGTTAATGCCGCCGATTGGCATATTACTTGGAGGGGTCGATTTTAGTGATTTTGTTCTCACGCTTAAAGAAGCTTCCGGTGAGGTTGCCGCGGTAACGATAAACTACGGGGTTTTTCTACAGCACCTGGTTGATTTTACAATTATCGCTTTTGCAATATTCATGGTGATACGGTCTTTTGAAAAGATGAAAAAGAAAGAGGAGACCATACCTTCACCTCCGCCGGAGCCAAATGCGGAAGAGAAATTGCTGACAGAAATAAGAGATCTTCTGAAAGAGCAGGGAGCCTGA
- a CDS encoding glycine betaine ABC transporter substrate-binding protein, with protein MTDSVSAQSQSDEAVTIGTKTFTESVILGEILKQSIESDGHQTALYKQLGGTRILWNALVDAEIDLYPDYTGTIIEEILSGREIENRDQLIDVLDQFGIEMTEPLGFNNTYALGMNRERAEELGIETISDLRDHPELIFGFSNEFMDREDGWIGVQQVYQLTPQRVRGLDHDLAYRGLDAGNIDVIDLYSTDAEIDYYDLKVLEDDLNFFPDYEAVFLYRSDLNEEVVQAITRFEGEISREEMIGMNAAVKLDQKDDALVASEFLAETSQIESRVSVEGFWDRLWRHTLDHLYLVGISLGLAILLAIPVGVLAVKVQILETAVLGAVGILQTIPSLALLVFMIPLFGIGALPAIAALFLYSLLPIVRNTHAGIKTISEPVKESARALGLPNSLILRKIELPIAVPSILAGIKTSAVINVGTATLGALIGAGGYGQPILTGIRLDSVPLILEGAVPAAVLALLVQGLFDLVERWLVR; from the coding sequence ATGACCGATTCAGTTTCAGCACAAAGTCAATCAGATGAAGCTGTAACTATCGGCACTAAAACGTTTACTGAATCCGTCATCCTTGGAGAGATTTTAAAACAGTCAATTGAATCTGACGGACATCAAACCGCTCTCTACAAACAACTGGGCGGCACCCGGATCTTATGGAATGCACTTGTAGATGCCGAAATCGATCTCTATCCGGATTATACAGGAACCATCATCGAAGAGATATTATCCGGACGGGAAATTGAAAACCGGGACCAACTCATTGACGTTTTGGATCAGTTTGGAATTGAGATGACCGAACCGCTCGGATTCAACAACACCTATGCTCTTGGTATGAACCGTGAACGGGCTGAAGAATTAGGTATTGAAACCATTTCTGATCTGCGGGATCATCCCGAATTGATCTTTGGCTTTAGCAATGAATTCATGGATCGCGAAGATGGCTGGATTGGCGTTCAGCAGGTGTATCAACTCACTCCACAGCGGGTCAGAGGACTCGATCACGACCTTGCCTACCGCGGGCTGGATGCCGGAAATATCGATGTGATCGACCTCTACTCCACCGATGCAGAGATTGATTATTATGACCTGAAAGTTTTGGAAGATGATCTAAATTTCTTCCCTGATTATGAAGCGGTTTTTCTCTACAGGTCTGATCTGAATGAGGAGGTCGTTCAGGCGATCACCCGGTTTGAAGGAGAGATTTCAAGAGAAGAGATGATTGGAATGAATGCCGCTGTTAAGCTTGATCAGAAAGATGATGCCCTTGTTGCTTCAGAATTTTTAGCCGAAACCAGTCAAATTGAATCCCGGGTTTCTGTAGAAGGATTTTGGGACCGGCTTTGGCGTCACACTCTCGATCACCTTTACCTGGTTGGAATTTCACTCGGGCTTGCGATCCTGCTTGCCATACCGGTTGGGGTGCTGGCCGTAAAAGTACAGATCTTAGAAACTGCCGTTTTGGGAGCTGTAGGGATTCTGCAGACGATCCCTTCCCTGGCACTTTTGGTTTTTATGATTCCACTCTTCGGAATCGGCGCATTACCCGCCATCGCCGCTTTGTTTCTGTACAGCCTTCTGCCCATTGTTCGAAATACACACGCCGGAATTAAAACTATTTCTGAACCGGTCAAAGAGTCCGCCAGGGCACTGGGATTGCCCAATTCCCTCATCCTCCGAAAAATCGAACTCCCGATAGCCGTTCCCTCCATTTTAGCAGGAATCAAAACCTCGGCGGTGATTAATGTAGGTACCGCTACCCTTGGAGCGTTAATTGGTGCCGGCGGGTATGGTCAGCCGATTTTAACCGGTATCCGCCTCGACAGCGTCCCTTTAATTTTGGAGGGTGCAGTCCCGGCGGCTGTTTTGGCGCTACTGGTTCAAGGATTGTTTGATTTGGTGGAGCGGTGGTTGGTGAGGTGA
- a CDS encoding type I restriction endonuclease subunit R, translating to MSKYTEDSTVEQPAIDLFSDLNWKTHNAYDEVLGAEGDLGRETTEEVVLTNVLREKLQGFNPDIPKDQIEEAIKEITRDRSSVHPVKANQQVYDLIRDGVDVEYRNAEGTQVQHTVKVIDWQNPEKNDYLLVSQLWVSGEMHRRRPDLIGFVNGLPMILFELKKSTRRLYEAYHDNLHDYKDTIPQLFWYNQVIILSNGSDTKVGTITSPWEHFNEWKKISDEEEPGRVSLETAIRGICEKERLMDLLEHYVLFKTTGGEPQKLLAKNHQYLGVNNAIQAVRHIEKNKGKLGVFWHTQGSGKSFSMVFFTRKIMRALPGNWKFVIVTDRIDLDDQIYKNFASVGAVTEPEKTVRADSKEQLQQLLRENHRYVFTLIHKFHARDGEEFPVLSEDEDIIVMTDEAHRTQYDVLAMNMRKALPNAAFLGFTGTPLIKGEDEKTREVFGDYVSVYDFKQSIEDGATVPLFYENRIPELQLTNEDLNEELAEILDDANLTEKQEEKLEREFRQEYHLLTRNDRLETIAEDLVEHFLNRGYMGKGLFIAVDRFTAIKMYDLVEKYWKKKLQEYKEELKTAVGSRRNVLLEKVHFMNETDMAVMISQSQNEIRDFEKKGLDIKKHRMRIEKEPLDEMFKDEENPLRLVFVCAMWITGFDVPSLSTLYLDKPMKSHTLMQTIARANRVFEGKNNGLIVDYVGVFRNLQKALAIYATGKKEEEGGEAPVKDKEELVRQLEEAIAEAKAFCDEQEVDLDKIIQAKGFDQTVYLDEFAKAIVEYRELDESVDDAVENVLMNDQKKKEFNKHARVVNKLYKAILPDPDAYQYLPVRSALKAIADKIKILEPFQPDDISEVEYKIEKKLDESIVSEGYTIDYDTDLIDIGKIDFEKLKERFNKKKHKRIELEKIKTTLKERIEEMVEQNRTRMDFKERFEEMIEKYNNYSINVDLQLEELFDLAKDLSEEGERAVKENMDEEELAIFDIVTQRQKIDLKPAERKKIKEGVHDLIEKLKQEKLVQDWKKQQRYISDVKVTIEREFDSILPDVYDRRLFTSTVNEVFDHVYQRY from the coding sequence GTGAGTAAATACACCGAAGACAGCACTGTAGAACAACCTGCTATTGATCTTTTCAGTGACCTGAATTGGAAAACGCACAACGCCTATGATGAGGTATTGGGCGCAGAGGGAGATCTCGGCCGTGAGACGACGGAAGAGGTGGTGCTGACAAATGTTCTTCGAGAGAAGCTTCAGGGTTTCAATCCGGACATCCCCAAAGATCAGATTGAGGAGGCGATCAAAGAAATTACGCGAGACCGTTCTTCTGTCCATCCCGTTAAAGCCAATCAACAGGTGTATGACCTGATCCGAGACGGTGTGGATGTGGAGTACCGGAATGCCGAGGGAACACAAGTTCAGCATACAGTAAAGGTAATCGACTGGCAAAACCCTGAGAAGAACGACTATCTTTTGGTCAGCCAGCTATGGGTATCCGGTGAGATGCACCGGCGCCGGCCGGATTTGATCGGGTTTGTCAACGGCCTCCCCATGATTTTGTTCGAACTCAAGAAATCAACCCGACGTCTCTACGAAGCTTATCACGATAACCTGCACGATTATAAAGATACGATCCCGCAGCTCTTCTGGTACAATCAAGTGATTATCCTCTCCAACGGATCGGATACCAAAGTAGGAACCATCACCTCTCCCTGGGAGCATTTTAACGAGTGGAAGAAGATCAGTGATGAGGAGGAACCCGGTAGAGTGAGCCTGGAGACGGCCATCCGGGGAATCTGTGAGAAAGAGCGGTTGATGGATCTTCTGGAACACTACGTGCTGTTCAAAACAACCGGCGGGGAGCCGCAAAAGCTGCTGGCCAAAAACCACCAATATCTGGGAGTGAACAACGCGATTCAAGCCGTACGACACATCGAAAAGAACAAGGGAAAGCTGGGAGTATTCTGGCACACACAGGGAAGCGGGAAGAGCTTCTCGATGGTGTTCTTTACCCGGAAGATCATGCGGGCTTTGCCGGGCAACTGGAAGTTTGTGATTGTGACCGACCGCATTGACCTGGACGATCAGATTTACAAGAACTTTGCTTCTGTAGGCGCTGTTACCGAACCCGAAAAAACGGTTCGGGCCGACAGCAAGGAACAGCTTCAGCAGTTGCTGCGCGAAAATCACCGCTATGTGTTTACGCTGATCCACAAATTCCACGCAAGGGACGGCGAGGAGTTCCCGGTCCTCAGCGAAGATGAAGATATCATTGTGATGACCGATGAGGCGCACAGAACCCAGTATGATGTGCTGGCTATGAACATGCGGAAAGCGCTGCCCAATGCGGCCTTTCTCGGCTTTACCGGAACCCCGCTGATCAAAGGAGAAGATGAAAAGACGAGGGAGGTATTCGGGGACTATGTGAGCGTGTATGACTTTAAGCAGTCCATTGAGGATGGGGCTACAGTACCTCTGTTTTACGAGAACCGCATTCCGGAGCTTCAGCTCACCAACGAGGATCTGAATGAGGAGCTGGCCGAGATTCTGGATGATGCCAACCTGACTGAGAAACAGGAGGAGAAGCTGGAGCGGGAGTTCAGGCAGGAGTATCACCTGCTTACCCGGAACGACAGGTTGGAGACCATCGCGGAAGACTTGGTGGAACATTTTCTGAACAGGGGATACATGGGCAAAGGACTGTTCATTGCCGTGGACCGGTTTACGGCGATCAAGATGTATGACCTGGTTGAAAAATATTGGAAGAAGAAATTGCAGGAGTATAAAGAGGAGCTGAAAACGGCTGTCGGCTCCCGGCGCAATGTGCTATTGGAGAAAGTCCATTTTATGAATGAGACGGATATGGCCGTGATGATCTCCCAGTCCCAGAATGAGATCCGGGATTTTGAGAAGAAAGGACTGGATATCAAAAAGCATCGCATGCGAATTGAAAAAGAGCCGCTGGATGAGATGTTTAAGGATGAGGAGAATCCGCTGCGCCTGGTGTTTGTCTGCGCGATGTGGATCACCGGTTTTGATGTGCCCAGTTTATCTACTCTCTACCTTGACAAGCCGATGAAGAGCCACACCCTGATGCAGACCATCGCCCGAGCCAATCGCGTGTTTGAGGGCAAAAATAACGGCCTGATTGTGGATTATGTGGGTGTGTTCCGAAACCTTCAGAAAGCACTGGCTATCTATGCGACCGGTAAGAAAGAGGAAGAGGGCGGTGAAGCGCCGGTGAAGGATAAAGAAGAGTTGGTTCGTCAGCTTGAAGAGGCGATTGCGGAAGCGAAAGCGTTCTGCGATGAACAGGAAGTGGATCTGGACAAGATCATTCAGGCAAAAGGATTTGACCAAACTGTGTACCTGGATGAGTTTGCCAAAGCAATTGTGGAGTACAGGGAACTGGATGAGTCGGTTGATGATGCCGTTGAAAACGTTCTGATGAACGATCAGAAGAAAAAAGAGTTCAATAAACATGCGCGGGTTGTGAACAAGCTCTACAAGGCGATCCTGCCCGATCCCGATGCGTACCAATATCTGCCGGTACGGTCCGCATTAAAAGCGATTGCTGACAAGATTAAAATCCTGGAGCCGTTTCAGCCGGATGATATTTCAGAAGTAGAATATAAAATTGAGAAAAAACTGGACGAGTCGATTGTCAGCGAGGGGTATACGATTGATTACGATACCGATCTGATCGATATTGGAAAGATTGATTTTGAGAAGCTGAAAGAGCGATTCAACAAGAAAAAGCACAAGCGTATTGAGCTGGAGAAGATCAAAACTACCTTGAAAGAACGCATCGAGGAGATGGTGGAGCAGAACCGGACCCGGATGGATTTTAAGGAGCGGTTTGAGGAGATGATCGAGAAGTACAACAACTACAGCATCAATGTGGATCTGCAGCTGGAAGAGTTGTTCGATCTGGCCAAAGACTTGAGTGAGGAGGGAGAACGCGCAGTTAAAGAGAACATGGATGAGGAGGAGCTCGCTATTTTCGATATCGTCACCCAGCGGCAGAAAATCGATCTGAAACCGGCCGAACGAAAAAAGATCAAGGAAGGGGTTCACGATCTGATTGAAAAGCTGAAGCAGGAGAAGCTGGTGCAGGACTGGAAAAAACAGCAGCGCTACATCTCCGATGTGAAAGTAACCATCGAGCGGGAGTTCGACAGTATTCTGCCTGATGTGTACGACCGGCGCCTGTTCACCTCAACGGTGAACGAGGTGTTTGATCATGTGTATCAGAGGTATTGA
- the feoB gene encoding ferrous iron transport protein B yields the protein MQRETTIALVGNPNTGKSTLFNALTGLKQKIANYPGVTVEKKVGYATIGGKQFRIVDLPGTYSLNPKQIDERITYQVLAGKYEHEPEPDLVIVMADASNLDRNLYLVSQIMDLGIPVIVVLSMVDVAEERGIEINADKISKGFGVPVLPMVTKNEKEVQKLRDYLSSHTLNASKPLQWNPGESLRKAINIIIEEWIKPHTGLPERTWTVEALRFIGDDQAINLIPEIEKQHQLRQIVQKARKILDDAGKNYAAEEVLKRYDYIEKCTAGSVVKSGEDKATLSDKIDEYVTHKVFGPVIFGLVLLLMFQSIFSWAEPFMDLIDLLFIEMGSWVAANLPPGILNDLLVEGVIAGLGGVVIFLPQITFLFFFISVLEGTGYMARAAFVMDGFMTRIGLHGRSVVPLMSGFACAIPGIMAARTIENWSDRIITIMVLPFMACSARLPVYALMIAAFIPSTTFLGIFTLQGITFFGLYIFGIVMAILAAFVMKQFIKTDQPSPFIMELPSYKMPKWSGVFQNVFDRGKVFVTEAGKIILGISIVLWFLASFPKTDQPETLATDNITTENVETRSSEDEQVAASLKLQQSYAGQFGQFIEPVIEPLGFDWKIGIGLITSFAAREVMVGTLNTIYSVQDQDDAVSLQKKLQRDVDSNGEPIYSVWTALSLMVFFALAMQCMSTIAIVKRETNSWKWPAVMFIYMTSLAYICSFLVYQVGTNFS from the coding sequence GTGCAGAGAGAAACAACAATTGCGTTAGTCGGAAATCCTAACACGGGAAAATCTACACTTTTCAACGCTTTAACAGGGTTAAAGCAAAAGATTGCCAATTACCCCGGAGTTACGGTTGAAAAGAAGGTTGGTTATGCAACCATTGGTGGTAAACAGTTTAGAATTGTTGATCTGCCCGGAACATACAGCCTGAATCCAAAACAGATCGACGAAAGAATTACCTACCAGGTTTTGGCGGGAAAATATGAGCATGAACCAGAGCCCGATCTTGTGATTGTAATGGCAGATGCCAGCAACCTCGACAGGAATCTTTACCTGGTTTCGCAAATAATGGATCTGGGAATTCCGGTAATTGTTGTGTTGAGTATGGTTGATGTAGCCGAGGAACGGGGGATTGAGATCAATGCAGATAAAATATCCAAAGGTTTTGGAGTTCCCGTTCTCCCCATGGTAACGAAAAACGAGAAAGAGGTTCAGAAACTTCGTGATTATCTCTCCTCTCATACGTTAAATGCCTCAAAGCCCCTGCAGTGGAACCCTGGAGAATCGTTACGAAAGGCGATCAATATAATTATTGAAGAGTGGATTAAACCGCATACCGGGCTGCCTGAACGAACGTGGACTGTTGAGGCTCTTCGGTTTATTGGAGATGACCAGGCGATTAATCTCATTCCGGAGATCGAGAAACAGCATCAATTAAGGCAGATCGTACAAAAAGCCCGAAAAATTCTCGATGATGCCGGGAAGAATTATGCAGCTGAAGAAGTACTGAAGAGGTATGATTACATTGAAAAATGTACAGCCGGATCGGTCGTGAAATCCGGTGAAGATAAAGCCACGCTTTCAGATAAAATTGATGAATATGTAACCCATAAAGTATTTGGGCCTGTTATTTTCGGGTTGGTATTGCTCTTAATGTTTCAATCTATTTTTTCGTGGGCTGAACCATTTATGGATCTGATAGATCTGCTTTTTATTGAGATGGGAAGTTGGGTTGCAGCCAATTTACCACCCGGTATATTAAACGACTTGTTGGTTGAAGGGGTGATTGCAGGTTTGGGGGGTGTGGTGATTTTCCTGCCGCAAATTACATTTCTTTTCTTCTTTATATCGGTTCTTGAAGGAACCGGGTATATGGCCCGCGCAGCGTTTGTAATGGATGGATTTATGACCCGAATCGGTTTACATGGGCGATCTGTGGTTCCGTTAATGTCTGGCTTTGCCTGTGCAATTCCCGGAATTATGGCTGCACGGACAATTGAGAACTGGAGTGATCGAATTATCACAATCATGGTGCTGCCATTTATGGCATGCTCGGCAAGATTACCGGTTTACGCACTGATGATTGCAGCTTTTATACCCAGTACAACTTTCCTGGGAATTTTTACACTCCAGGGTATTACCTTCTTTGGACTCTATATTTTTGGAATTGTGATGGCAATTCTCGCTGCATTTGTGATGAAACAGTTTATAAAAACGGACCAGCCATCCCCGTTTATTATGGAATTGCCAAGTTATAAAATGCCAAAATGGTCGGGCGTGTTCCAAAATGTATTCGACCGCGGTAAAGTATTTGTAACAGAGGCAGGAAAGATTATCCTGGGCATTTCAATTGTGCTGTGGTTCCTGGCTTCCTTCCCGAAAACGGATCAGCCTGAAACGCTTGCCACAGATAATATTACAACCGAGAATGTTGAGACAAGATCCAGTGAAGATGAACAAGTTGCTGCATCATTAAAACTGCAGCAGAGTTATGCGGGTCAATTTGGCCAGTTCATTGAACCGGTAATTGAACCCCTCGGTTTTGACTGGAAAATTGGTATCGGTTTGATTACATCCTTTGCAGCCCGGGAAGTGATGGTGGGCACGCTCAATACAATTTATAGTGTACAAGACCAGGATGATGCAGTTTCCCTGCAAAAGAAACTTCAGCGCGATGTTGATAGTAATGGCGAGCCTATTTACAGTGTTTGGACTGCTTTATCACTAATGGTTTTCTTTGCACTTGCAATGCAATGTATGAGTACGATAGCCATCGTAAAAAGAGAAACCAATTCCTGGAAGTGGCCCGCCGTTATGTTTATTTATATGACCTCACTGGCATATATTTGCTCGTTTCTTGTATACCAGGTTGGAACAAACTTTAGTTGA
- a CDS encoding DUF4174 domain-containing protein, whose translation MKSTILFLICLIVMATDAQSQDLSSHRWEDRLILILTDDTNNSVYQNQIEELYSDQQGLDDRKLVIYTVLPDKFKRDDKEKEDWVESNKLYSDYKKSEKPFEILLIGLDGGVKLRQSELLSNEDFFGRIDQMPMRRNELRQRNGEN comes from the coding sequence ATGAAATCAACAATTCTATTTCTTATTTGTCTTATCGTAATGGCTACCGATGCTCAATCGCAGGATCTCTCGTCTCACCGGTGGGAAGACCGCCTGATTTTAATTTTAACGGATGATACAAACAACTCTGTTTACCAAAATCAGATAGAAGAACTCTATTCGGATCAACAAGGCCTGGATGACAGAAAGCTTGTCATATACACTGTATTACCCGATAAATTTAAACGGGATGACAAAGAGAAAGAGGACTGGGTGGAATCCAATAAACTGTATTCAGATTACAAGAAGAGTGAAAAACCGTTCGAAATATTACTGATCGGACTGGATGGCGGTGTAAAACTGCGGCAATCTGAACTCTTGTCAAATGAAGACTTCTTTGGGAGAATTGACCAAATGCCAATGAGACGGAACGAGCTGAGACAACGCAACGGGGAAAATTAA
- a CDS encoding FeoA family protein — MLPLTIVKPGENVDISTLSCSSDEAKRLRELGCVEGNHAVIISNQKNVVLQVGGTKLAINGKLARSILVTPR, encoded by the coding sequence ATGTTACCACTGACCATTGTAAAACCCGGTGAAAACGTTGATATCTCCACGCTTTCGTGCAGTTCAGATGAGGCGAAGCGTCTTAGGGAGTTGGGTTGTGTTGAGGGAAATCATGCAGTAATCATCTCAAACCAAAAAAATGTCGTATTACAAGTGGGAGGGACCAAGCTTGCAATTAATGGCAAACTGGCTCGATCCATTTTGGTTACACCAAGATAG